The uncultured Cohaesibacter sp. genome segment CGGGGGCGATTTCCTCGCGCAGGGATCCCGCCGCATTGGTGAGCAGAATGTGATCACAGCCCAGCGCCTTCAGGGTCGCCAGTGGCTGCTTCATGACGGTTGCGTCTCCATTCTCATAAAAATGGGCACGCCCTGCCAGAATAGCAACCTTCACCCCCATCAAACTGCCGACCACCAGCTCAGACACATGGGACGAGACAGAGGAAACCGGAAAGCCCGGCAGTTCGCCATAGGGAAAACGGACAGCATTTTCCACTTCGTCCGCCAAGGCTCCAAGGCCGGATCCAAGCACCATACCGACCTCAATGGGGCCGTCGATCCTGTCGAGAATGCGTTGCGCAGCATCGTGAGCGAGTCCCTTGATGGTCATGATCGCTTCTCCTGTTATCGCTCTGCTGCCATCCTCGCAAGGATGGCAGGAAATGGACTGAATGGGCACCGAGCGGGCAATGGGGTCTTGTGGCTTGTCGCCTTTGACCCTCGCGCGTTCATACCCTGATTTTTATGGGCCCTGATTTTTATGGGCCTGATTTGTTGCGAGCCCTGATTTGTTGCGGGCTTAATATGGTATGGCCACTTACATGCCGAAAGCTGCGGGCAACAGATCACCGAGCAGGTGGCTTTGCTTGATGCCGTCAAGATCGGCAGCGTGGATGATCGTATCCGGCTCGCCAAACTCCTTGATCCGTTGGCGGCAGCCCCCGCAAGGGGTGATGGGAGGCACATGATCGGCAATCACTACCAGCTCGACTATCTCCCGGCTTTCCACTCCATCACTCGCCATAACCATGGCGGAGATGGCCGAGGTTTCGGCGCACCAGCCTTCCGGGAAGGCGGTATTCTCGAT includes the following:
- a CDS encoding cytidine deaminase encodes the protein MSPVTVSTDVTEQSLELLRLAQEARLKAYAPYSKLLVGVALRTRSGSVHAGCNIENTAFPEGWCAETSAISAMVMASDGVESREIVELVVIADHVPPITPCGGCRQRIKEFGEPDTIIHAADLDGIKQSHLLGDLLPAAFGM